The Chlorocebus sabaeus isolate Y175 chromosome 1, mChlSab1.0.hap1, whole genome shotgun sequence genome includes a region encoding these proteins:
- the RAG1 gene encoding V(D)J recombination-activating protein 1, which translates to MAAAFPPTLGLSSAPDEIQHPHIKFSEWKFKLFRVRSFEKTPDEAQREKKDSFEGKPSLEQSPAVLDKADSQKPVPNQPVLKAHPKFSKKFHDSGKARVKAIHQANLRHLCRICGNSFKTDEHNRRYPVHGPVDGKTLGLLRKKEKRATSWPDLITKVFRIDVKADVDSIHPTEFCHNCWSIMHRKFSSVPCEVYFPRNVTVEWHPHTPSCDICNTARRGLKRKSLQPNLQLSKKLKTVLDQARQARQRKRRAQARTSSKDVMKKIANCSKIHLSTKLLAVDFPEHFVKSISCQICEHILADPVETNCKHVYCRVCILRCLKVMGSYCPSCRYPCFPTDLESPVKSFLSILNSLMVKCPAKECNQEVSLEKYNHHVSSHKESKENFVHINKGGRPRQHLLSLTRRAQKHRLRELKLQVKAFADKEEGGDVKSVCMTLFLLALRARNEHRQADELEAIMQGKGSGLQPAVCLAIRVNTFLSCSQYHKMYRTVKAITGRQIFQPLHALRNAEKVLLPGYHHFEWQPPLKNVSSSTDVGIIDGLSGLSSSVDDYPVDTIAKRFRYDSALVSALMDMEEDILEGMRSQDLDDYLNGPFTVVVKESCDGMGDVSEKHGSGPVVPEKAVRFSFTIMKITIAHSSQNVKVFEEAKPNSELCCKPLCLMLADESDHETLTAILSPLIAEREAMKSSELMLELGGILRTFKFIFRGTGYDEKLVREVEGLEASGSVYICTLCDATRLEASQNLVFHSITRSHAENLERYEVWRSNPYHESVEELRDRVKGVSAKPFIETVPSIDALHCDIGNAAEFYKIFQLEIGEVYKNPNASKEERKRWQATLDKHLRKKMNLKPIMRMNGNFARKLMTKETVDAVCELIPSEERHEALRELMDLYLKMKPVWRSSCPAKECPESLCQYSFNSQRFAELLSTKFKYRYEGKITNYFHKTLAHVPEIIERDGSIGAWASEGNESGNKLFRRFRKMNARQSKCYEMEDVLKHHWLYTSKYLQKFMNAHNALKTSGFNMDSQASLGDPLGIEDSLESQDSMEF; encoded by the coding sequence ATGGCGGCCGCTTTCCCACCCACCTTGGGACTCAGTTCTGCCCCAGATGAAATTCAGCACCCACATATTAAATTTTCAGAATGGAAATTTAAGCTGTTCCGGGTGAGATCCTTTGAAAAGACACCTGACGAAGCTCAAAGGGAAAAGAAGGATTCCTTTGAGGGGAAACCCTCTCTGGAGCAATCTCCAGCAGTCCTGGACAAGGCTGATAGTCAGAAGCCGGTCCCAAATCAGCCAGTGTTAAAAGCCCATCCtaagttttcaaagaaatttcATGACAGTGGGAAAGCAAGAGTTAAAGCCATCCATCAAGCCAACCTTCGACATCTCTGCCGCATCTGTGGGAATTCCTTTAAAACTGATGAGCACAACAGGAGATATCCAGTTCATGGTCCTGTGGATGGTAAAACCCTAGGCCTTTTacgaaagaaggaaaagagagctACTTCCTGGCCAGACCTCATTACCAAGGTTTTCCGGATTGATGTGAAGGCAGATGTTGACTCGATCCACCCCACTGAGTTCTGCCATAACTGCTGGAGCATCATGCACAGGAAGTTTAGCAGTGTCCCTTGTGAGGTTTACTTCCCGAGGAATGTGACCGTGGAGTGGCACCCCCACACACCATCCTGTGACATCTGCAACACTGCCCGTCGGGGACTCAAGAGAAAGAGTCTTCAGCCAAACTTGCAGCTCAGCAAAAAACTCAAAACTGTGCTTGACCAAGCAAGACAAGCCCGTCAGCGCAAGAGAAGAGCTCAGGCAAGGACCAGCAGCAAGGATGTCATGAAGAAGATCGCCAACTGCAGTAAGATACATCTCAGTACCAAGCTCCTTGCAGTGGACTTCCCAGAGCACTTCGTGAAATCCATCTCCTGCCAGATCTGTGAACACATTCTGGCCGACCCTGTAGAGACCAACTGTAAGCATGTCTATTGCCGGGTCTGCATTCTCAGATGCCTCAAAGTCATGGGCAGCTATTGTCCCTCTTGCCGATATCCATGCTTCCCTACTGACCTGGAGAGTCCAGTGAAGTCCTTTCTGAGCATCTTGAATTCCCTGATGGTGAAATGTCCAGCGAAAGAGTGCAATCAGGAGGTCAGTTTGGAAAAATATAATCACCACGTCTCAAGTCACAAGGAATCAAAAGAGAATTTTGTGCACATTAATAAAGGGGGCCGGCCCCGCCAACATCTTCTGTCGCTGACTCGGAGAGCTCAGAAGCACCGGCTGAGGGAGCTCAAGCTGCAAGTCAAAGCCTTTGCTGACAAAGAAGAAGGTGGAGATGTGAAGTCGGTGTGCATGACCTTGTTCCTGCTGGCTCTGAGGGCGAGGAATGAGCACAGGCAAGCCGacgagctggaggccatcatgcAGGGAAAGGGCTCTGGCCTGCAGCCAGCTGTTTGCTTGGCCATCCGTGTCAACACCTTCCTCAGCTGCAGTCAGTACCACAAGATGTACAGGACTGTGAAAGCCATCACAGGGAGACAGATTTTTCAGCCTTTGCATGCGCTTCGGAATGCTGAGAAGGTACTTCTGCCGGGCTACCACCACTTTGAGTGGCAGCCACCTCTGAAGAATGTGTCTTCCAGCACTGATGTTGGCATTATTGATGGGCTGTCTGGACTATCATCCTCTGTGGATGATTACCCAGTGGACACCATTGCCAAGAGGTTCCGCTATGATTCAGCTTTGGTGTCTGCTTTGATGGACATGGAAGAAGACATCTTGGAAGGCATGAGATCCCAAGACCTTGATGATTACCTGAATGGCCCCTTCACAGTGGTGGTGAAGGAGTCTTGTGATGGAATGGGAGATGTGAGTGAGAAGCACGGGAGTGGGCCAGTAGTTCCAGAAAAGGCAGTCCGTTTTTCATTCACAATCATGAAAATTACTATCGCCCACAGCTCTCAGAATGTGAAAGTATTTGAGGAAGCCAAACCTAACTCTGAACTGTGTTGCAAGCCATTGTGCCTTATGCTGGCAGATGAGTCTGACCACGAGACCCTGACTGCCATCCTGAGCCCTCTCATTGCTGAGAGGGAGGCCATGAAGAGCAGTGAATTAATGCTTGAGCTGGGAGGCATTCTACGGACTTTCAAGTTCATCTTCAGGGGTACCGGATATGATGAAAAACTTGTGCGGGAAGTGGAAGGCCTTGAGGCTTCTGGCTCAGTCTACATTTGTACTCTTTGTGATGCCACCCGTCTAGAAGCCTCTCAAAATCTTGTCTTCCACTCTATAACCAGAAGCCATGCTGAGAACCTGGAACGTTATGAGGTCTGGCGTTCCAATCCTTACCATGAGTCTGTGGAAGAACTGCGGGATCGGGTGAAAGGGGTCTCAGCCAAACCTTTCATTGAGACAGTCCCTTCCATAGACGCACTCCACTGTGACATTGGCAATGCAGCTGAGTTCTATAAGATCTTCCAGCTAGAGATAGGGGAGGTGTATAAGAATCCCAATGCTtccaaagaggaaaggaaaaggtggCAGGCCACATTGGACAAGCATCTCCGGAAGAAGATGAACCTCAAACCAATCATGAGGATGAATGGCAACTTTGCCAGGAAGCTCATGACCAAAGAGACTGTGGATGCAGTTTGTGAGTTAATTCCTTCGGAGGAGAGGCACGAGGCTCTGAGGGAGCTGATGGATCTTTACCTGAAGATGAAACCGGTGTGGCGGTCATCATGCCCTGCTAAAGAGTGCCCAGAATCCCTCTGCCAGTACAGTTTCAATTCACAGCGTTTTGCTGAGCTCCTTTCTACCAAGTTCAAGTATAGGTATGAGGGAAAAATCACCAATTATTTTCACAAAACCCTGGCACATGTTCCTGAAATTATTGAGAGGGATGGCTCCATTGGGGCATGGGCAAGTGAGGGAAATGAGTCTGGTAACAAACTGTTTAGACGCTTCCGGAAAATGAATGCCAGGCAGTCCAA